CTGTTTCCCATGCTTGACAGCGAGGTCTCTGTTGTGAAACGATCCAATCATAATGTTTTTATCCTAACATATTGAAGGCTTCCCCGTTTCAATGGGGAAACCGAAACCACGGACGCTGCAATGACCGATGCTCTGGCCCGAAACACCGGCACGCAACTGAAGCCTGAATGGTTTGAGGATGTGACCGTCAACCGCACGGCGGCCGAGCGCCGGGCGGGCACGCTGACGGCGCGACGCTCGGTCAAGAAAGCCTATCAGGCTGCCTGGCTCGTGAAAGCCATCACCTGCATCGATCTCACCACGCTTGCCGGCGACGACACGCCGGGCCGTGTGCGCCGGCTGTGCGCCAAGGCGCGGCGCCCTGTGCGCGAGGATATTCTGGAAGCGCTGGGCCTTGCCGATGCCGGCATCACCACTGGCGCCGTCTGCGTGTATCCGACCATGGTTGGCCATGCGGTCAAGGCGCTGGAAGGGAGCAACATTCCCGTTGCTTCGGTTGCAACCGGGTTTCCCGCCGGTCTTATGCCGCTGCCGCTGCGGCTGGCGGAGATCCGCTATGCGGTCGAAGAGGGCGCGCATGAGATCGACATCGTGATCACGCGTGAACATGTGCTTACCCAGAACTGGAGCGCGCTTTACGATGAGATTGCCGCGATGCGCGAGGCCTGTGGCGCGGCGCATCTGAAAGCCATTCTGGCGACGGGGGATCTCAGCACGCTCACCAATGTCTACCGCGCTTCGATGATCGCCATGCAGGCGGGCTCCGACTTCATCAAGACCTCGACCGGCAAGGAAGGCGTGAACGCCACACTGCCGGTGAGCCTGACCATGGTGCGGGCACTGCGCGACTATCGCGAACATTCGGGTCAGATCGTCGGGTTCAAGCCGGCGGGCGGCCTCAAGACCGCCAAGGATGCACTCGCCTGGCTGACGCTCATGAAAGAGGAGGCGGGCAATCGCTGGCTGGAGCCGGACCTGTTCCGCATCGGCGCAAGCTCGCTTCTCGGCGACATCGAACGGCAATTGGAGCACTACGTGACCGGCCGCTATTCCAGCGCCAACCGTCACGCGGTCGCATGAGGAATCAAGACATGTCTTCCATCAAGGATATTCTGAGCACCATGGAATACGGCCCCTCTCCGGAAGCCAATGGCGATGTTGTTGCGTGGCTCGACACCCATGGCCGCTCCTTCGGCCATTTCATCGATGGGCGCTTTGTCAAACCGAAGGGCGCGCGCCAGATTGCTGTTTCCAATCCGTCGGATGGGTCGCAGCTGGCCGAGATCGCATGCGGCACGGTAGAGGATGTGGACGCCGCCGTAAAAGCGGCGCGTGGTGCATTCGGCAAATGGTCAAAGCTTTCCGGCCATGAACGCGCAAAATATCTCTATGCCATTGCCCGCCATGTGCAGAAACGCTCGCGTTTTCTTGCGGTGCTTGAGACCATGGACAATGGCAAGCCGGTGCGCGAGACGCGCGACATCGACATTCCGCTGGTTGCCCGCCACTTCTACCACCATGCAGGATGGGCCGAGATGGTGGAAGACGAGTTCCGCGGCTTCTCGCCGGTGGGTGTGTGCGGGCAGGTGATCCCGTGGAATTTTCCGCTGTTGATGCTCGCCTGGAAGATCGCGCCGGCGCTGGCCGCCGGCAACACGGTGGTGCTGAAACCCGCCGACCTGACGCCGCTGACGGCGGTCGCCTTTGCCGAGATTTGCCATGAGGTCGGCTTGCCTGCCGGTGTGGTCAACATCGTTCAGGGCGACGGCGAAACGGGTGCCGCCGTCTGCGGCCATGAGGGCGTCGACAAGGTGGCGTTCACCGGCTCCACGCAGGTGGGCCGCGTCATCCGCGAGCAGATCGCCGGTTCCGGCAAGAAGCTTTCGCTGGAGCTGGGCGGCAAGTCCCCTTTCATCGTGTTCGAGGATGCCGATATCGATGCGGCTGTCGAAGGCGTGGTGGACGCGATCTGGTTCAACCAGGGCGAGGTGTGCTGCGCCGGTTCACGCCTGATCGTGCAGGAAGGCATCGCAGAGCGCTTTCATGCCAGGCTGAAGGCGCGTCTTGAGACGCTGCGCGTTGGCGATCCGCTCGACAAGTCGACGGATGTGGGCGCCATCGTTTCGCCGGTTCAGGTGGAGCGGATTTCCGCGCTGGTGGCAAAAGGTGTCGAGGAAGGCGGTCAGCTCTGGCAGGCTGCCGCGCCGCTGCCTGAAAAGGGAAACTACATCGCGCCCGGCTTTTTCACCGATGTCGAGCCTGCCGCGACCGTCTGCCAGGTGGAAATCTTCGGCCCCATCGCCGCTTCCATGACCTTCCGCACGCCGGACGAGGCCGCGGCACTCGCCAACAACAGCCGCTACGGGCTGGCCGCTTCCGTCTGGTCGGAGAACATCAATGTGGCACTGGATCTCGCCGCGCGGGTGAAAGCCGGCGTTGTCTGGATCAACTGCACCAACATGCTCGATGCTGGCGCGGGCTTCGGCGGCTATCGCGAGAGCGGCTTTGGCCGCGAGGGCGCGCGCGAGGGGCTTTACGAATATCTCGCCGCCGACTGGGAAAAGAAGCTTTCCGCTCCCAAGACATCGGAAGCTTTCGTTCCCTCCGCTTCTCCGGCGGGTGAGGGCAAGGTACTGGTCGAGGGCATCGACCGGACCATGAAAAACTATATCGGCGGCAAGCAGGCGCGGCCCGATGGCGGCTATGTCTATTCGGTCGCCGGCAAGGGCGGTGTGCTGATCGGTCAGGCCGGTATCGGCAATCGCAAGGACATTCGCAATGCGGTCGAGGCGGCGGCGAAGGCCGGCGGCTGGGCCGGCGCGACCGGCCACAACCGCGCGCAGGTGCTTTACTATCTGGGTGAAAACCTGGAGGCGCGGCGCGAGGGCATGGAGGCGCTTCTGTGCGAGAGCACGGGCGTGAGCGGCAAGAAGGCGACCGAAGAGTTCGACACGGCGCTGCGTCGCATCTTCTATTACGCGGCGCAGGCCGACAAGTTCGATGGCGCGGTTCACTCCACCCAGTCGCGGCATGTGACCCTTGCCATGAACGAACCCTTCGGCGTGATGGGCATTGCCTGCCCGGATGAGGCACCGCTTCTCTCCATGGTTTCGCTTGTTCTGCCGGCAATCGCCATGGGCAACCGGGCGGTGGTCGTGCCGTCCGCGCGCCATCCGCTGATCGCCGGCGATTTCTATCAGGTTCTGGACACGTCCGACGTACCAGGCGGTGTCGTCAACATCGTCACCGGCGAGCGCGATCTTCTGGTGAAGACGCTTGCCGAGCACGATGAGGTGGCAGCCCTCTGGTATTTCGGCTCGGCGGAAGGAAGCGCCATGGTCGAGAAGGCGTCGGCCGGAAACCTGAAGTCGACCTGGGTCAACAATGGCCGCATGCCGAACTGGATCGATGATGCCGAGGGACGCGGGCGAGACTATCTGCGGCGTGCCGTTCAGGTGAAGAACATCTGGGTTCCCTACGGCGCCTGACACGCGGTTCACATTCTACAAGATAGCGTTCTGAAGGAATAAATTTCGCACCGGTCTGGCATATATGCTGGTCCGGTGCGAACATTGTGCTCTTTGTGGGATTCAAATGTCTCGCAGTCATCGTGTTTGCCGGTTAGATTAGCCACGAAACTGCGGGGCCAGGGCCATGGGCCGGGTGACCACGCGGGTTGGAATATGCAAAGGACACGCAAGATGACAGCATCGCTGAAAGAGACGGATCTGGGCTTTCGCAGCCTGACGATTGGTGTGGCTTTCGCCTTAATGGGGGCGACCGGCGCCATGGCGCAGGACAATGCAGACCCCTCCGCCGTCATTCGCATCGGCTCGCTCTACGAGCCGCAAAACCTCGACAACACGGCAGGTGCCGGGCAGGGCATCAACGAGGCCTTCAACGGCAATGTCTATGAGGGCCTGTTCCAGCTCACCGACGATGGCGACGTGGTGGAAAAGCTCGTTTCCGGTTTCGAGATGAGCGAGGACGGGCTCACCTACACCTTCACGCTGCAGCCGGATGTCACCTTCCATTCCGGCGACCCGCTGACGGCGGCGGATGTGAAACACAGCATCGAGCGCGTCACGGCGGAAGGATCGCAGAACTCGCGCAAGCGGACGCTGGCCAACATCGAGAGTGTGGAGGCAAAGGACGACAACACCGTTGTTGTCACCTTGAAGGAGCGCTCCATCTCGTTGCCCTACAATCTGACCTATGTGTGGATCGTCAACGATGCCGCCGAGGACCTGACCTCCAGCGAAGACGGCACCGGCCCCCTACAAGCTCGACAACTGGCGGCGCGGTTCCAGCATCACGCTCTCGCCCTATGAAAACTACTGGGGTGAGAAGCCGAAAAACGGCGGCGTGACCTTCTCCTATTTCAAGGAGGCGACCGCGCTCAACAATGCGCTCCTGACCGGTGCGGTGGACATCATCACCAGCGTGCAGAGCCCGGATTCGCTGATGCAGTTCCAGGACAATCCGTCTTTCGTGGTGACCGATGGCCAGTCCACCACCAAGGAAGTGCTCGCCTATAACGACCGCGTCGCGCCTTTCGACAATGTGAAGGTGCGCAAGGCCGTTGCTCGCGCCATCGACCGCGAGCGACTGTTGAACTCCATCTGGGGCGATTACGGCACGCTGATCGGCTCCTTCGTGCCGCCGACGGACCCGTGGTATGTCGACCTCACCGACGTCGACCCCTACGATCCGGAAAGCGCCAAGGCGCTTCTGGCGGAAGCGGGCTATGCGGACGGCTTCACCTTCACGCTCGACACGCCGAACTACGACCCGCATCCGATCGTCGCCCAGTTCCTTCAGAACGAGCTGGCCAAGGTCGGCATCAAGGTGGAGATCAACATCATCACCGCCAATGAGTGGTACACGAAGATCTATCAGGCGCATGATTTCCAGGCGACTCTGCAGGAGCATGTCAACCACCGCGACATCGTGTTTTACGGCAACCCAAATTTCTACTGGGGTTACAACAACCCGAAAGTGGTGGAGCTGATCGCATCTGCAGAGGCCAGCAGCACCGAAGCCGAGCGCGATGAAAAGCTGAAAGAGGCAAATCGCATCATCGCTGAGGATGCCGCCAGCGGATGGCTTTATCTCTATCCGCAGATTGTGGTATCGACCGCGTCGGTCAGCGGGTATCCGGTCAATGGCCTGAACTCGCAGTTCTTCGCATACGATATCGTCAAGCAGGCTCAGTAACCGATCCGGCGAGCCGCCATACGGTTCCACCTCGTGTGGAATTGTCCTGAGGGAGGTTCCTATCCTCGTTTATATTGCCCGGCGGCTCGCCATTCTTTTCTTCTCGCTTCTGGCGGCCTGTGTGGTTCTGTTCATACTGCTCAGGCTTTTGCCCGGAGACCCTGCCAATTCGTTGATTTCCGTGGGCGCGGACGAAGCGCAGATCGCAGCCGCGCGGCGGCAGGTCGGCTCGGATCTGCCGCTTGCACAGCAATTTCTCCAGTTCATCACGAGTCTGGCGCGTTTCGATCTTGGCACGTCCTTCGTCAGCCGCACGCCGGTTCTGCCCGAGATAATGGACCGGCTCGCCGTCACGCTGCCACTTACCGTCCTCTCATTCATGCTGGCGCTGGTGATTGCCGTGCCGCTTGGCATTCTATCGGCAGTGAAGGCCGATCGCTGGTATGGCGCGGCCATCTCGGTCGTCTCGCAGCTCGGCATCGCCATTCCCGTTTTTTGGGTCGGCATTCTTCTGGTCACGCTGTTTGCCGTCAATCTGCGGCTCTTCCCCTCCGGTGGCTTTCCGCCGCGCGGCTGGGAAACGCCGGTCGAAGCACTGCGCACCTTGTTTCTGCCGATCCTCACGATCGCCATCGTCATGTCCGCCTCGCTTTTGCGCTATGTGCGATCGGCCACGCAGGATGTGCTCGGCAGCGACTATCTGCGTACGGCGCGCGCGCTCGGCTCGGGCTTTTCCGAAGCGCTGGTGCGCCACGGCATCCGCAATGGCGCGGTGCCGGTCATGTCGATCCTCGGCATCGAGCTGGCCACCGCCCTTCTCGGCGCGGTGGTGGTGGAGCGGGTGTTCAACCTGCCGGGGCTCGGCTCCATGCTTCTGCTTGCCATCGAGCAGCGCGACTATCCGAACATTCAGGGCGTGCTCTTCATCTCCACACTGCTCGTTCTGCTGATCGGCTTTCTTGCCGATCTCGGTCAGCGTCTGGTCGACCCGAGACTGCGTGACAGCCGGGGGGCACGCTCATGAGCGGACAGGTGGAAACGGCGACAGTGCCCAACCGTCGTGGCTCGCTCACGCTCACCGTGGGGCTTATTCTCGTCGGTCTGCATGTCGCGGTCGCGCTGCTCACGCTGGTGTGGACGCCCTACGATCCTACCGGCATGGCCGGTGGGCGGCTCGAAGCACCGTCGCTTGCCCATTGGGCTGGCACCGACCGTCTTGGGCGCGATCTCTTCACGCAGATCATGATCGGCTCGCGTATCGCGCTGATCGTTGGTTTCGGCGCGGTGGCCATCGCTGCAACGATCGGCGTCACGCTTGGTGTTCTGTCGGCCTTCGCCACGCGGTATCTCGATGACATTCTGGCCGCCGCCTTCGACATTCTGATCGCGTTTCCGACGCTGCTTCTGGCCATGCTTGTGGTGGCGGCAACCGAGAGCGCCAGCCTGTTTTCGGCCACGCTGGCGCTGGGCATTGCCATTTCGGCCATTGTCGCGCGGCTCACTCGCATTCTCGCCAAGCGCGTTCTTTCGATGGATTACATCACGGCAGCGCGCACGGCAGGTGCCTCCTGGCCGAGCATTGTCTTCCGTCATCTCCTGCCCAACATCTGGCCGATGCTGGCGGTGAACTTTGCGCTCCAGTTCGGCCTCGCCGTCATCGCAGAGGCTTCGCTGTCCTATCTCGGCCTTGGAGCACCGCCGCCCAACGCCTCGTGGGGCCGTCTCCTTCAGGAGGCACAGGGCACAGTCTACACCGCGCCCTTCGGGGCCATAGCGCCGGGCATCGCGCTCGTCACGCTGGTGATTGGCATGAACCTTCTGGCCGATGGCCTGCGCGATGCGGGCGATCCGACCCGGAGGGGCCGGCAATGAGCCTTCTCGACATTCAAGGCCTGACGCTTACCACCGATGGCAAGACGCTGGTTTCCGACGTCTCCTTTTCCATCGCGCCGGGTGAGCGCCTTGGCCTGATCGGCGAATCCGGGTCAGGCAAATCGCTCACCGCTCTCGCCACCATCGGCCTTCTGCCGCGTGGGTTCCGGATCGAGGGCTCCGTCACGCTCGACGGCAGCGAGGTTGTGGGAGCGTCCGAAAACGCGATGATTGCGCTGCGTGGCGCGGCGGCAGCAACCGTGTTTCAGGAGCCGCTTACCGCGCTCAACCCGTTGATGAAGGTTGGGAAGCAGGTTGCCGAGCCGGTCATCCGCCGGCACCGCCGCGCGGGCGAAACGGTTGACCGCGCAGCCGTCGCGCGCGAGGTGCGGTCGCTGCTTGAGCGTGTTTCCCTGCCCGACATCGACCGGATCGCAAAATCCTATCCGTATGAGATTTCCGGCGGTCAGCGGCAGCGTGTGGCCATCGCCATGGCGCTCGCCTGTCGCCCGAAACTGCTGATCGCGGACGAACCCACCACGGCGCTCGACGTGACAACGCAGGTGGAGATCCTCGACCTCCTGTCCGGTCTGGTGCGGGAGGAAGGCATGGCGCTTCTCTTCATCAGCCACGATCTCCCGGTGGTGG
The DNA window shown above is from Nitratireductor sp. GISD-1A_MAKvit and carries:
- a CDS encoding ABC transporter permease; translation: MLVYIARRLAILFFSLLAACVVLFILLRLLPGDPANSLISVGADEAQIAAARRQVGSDLPLAQQFLQFITSLARFDLGTSFVSRTPVLPEIMDRLAVTLPLTVLSFMLALVIAVPLGILSAVKADRWYGAAISVVSQLGIAIPVFWVGILLVTLFAVNLRLFPSGGFPPRGWETPVEALRTLFLPILTIAIVMSASLLRYVRSATQDVLGSDYLRTARALGSGFSEALVRHGIRNGAVPVMSILGIELATALLGAVVVERVFNLPGLGSMLLLAIEQRDYPNIQGVLFISTLLVLLIGFLADLGQRLVDPRLRDSRGARS
- the deoC gene encoding deoxyribose-phosphate aldolase; its protein translation is MTDALARNTGTQLKPEWFEDVTVNRTAAERRAGTLTARRSVKKAYQAAWLVKAITCIDLTTLAGDDTPGRVRRLCAKARRPVREDILEALGLADAGITTGAVCVYPTMVGHAVKALEGSNIPVASVATGFPAGLMPLPLRLAEIRYAVEEGAHEIDIVITREHVLTQNWSALYDEIAAMREACGAAHLKAILATGDLSTLTNVYRASMIAMQAGSDFIKTSTGKEGVNATLPVSLTMVRALRDYREHSGQIVGFKPAGGLKTAKDALAWLTLMKEEAGNRWLEPDLFRIGASSLLGDIERQLEHYVTGRYSSANRHAVA
- a CDS encoding ABC transporter permease yields the protein MSGQVETATVPNRRGSLTLTVGLILVGLHVAVALLTLVWTPYDPTGMAGGRLEAPSLAHWAGTDRLGRDLFTQIMIGSRIALIVGFGAVAIAATIGVTLGVLSAFATRYLDDILAAAFDILIAFPTLLLAMLVVAATESASLFSATLALGIAISAIVARLTRILAKRVLSMDYITAARTAGASWPSIVFRHLLPNIWPMLAVNFALQFGLAVIAEASLSYLGLGAPPPNASWGRLLQEAQGTVYTAPFGAIAPGIALVTLVIGMNLLADGLRDAGDPTRRGRQ
- a CDS encoding aldehyde dehydrogenase family protein, producing the protein MSSIKDILSTMEYGPSPEANGDVVAWLDTHGRSFGHFIDGRFVKPKGARQIAVSNPSDGSQLAEIACGTVEDVDAAVKAARGAFGKWSKLSGHERAKYLYAIARHVQKRSRFLAVLETMDNGKPVRETRDIDIPLVARHFYHHAGWAEMVEDEFRGFSPVGVCGQVIPWNFPLLMLAWKIAPALAAGNTVVLKPADLTPLTAVAFAEICHEVGLPAGVVNIVQGDGETGAAVCGHEGVDKVAFTGSTQVGRVIREQIAGSGKKLSLELGGKSPFIVFEDADIDAAVEGVVDAIWFNQGEVCCAGSRLIVQEGIAERFHARLKARLETLRVGDPLDKSTDVGAIVSPVQVERISALVAKGVEEGGQLWQAAAPLPEKGNYIAPGFFTDVEPAATVCQVEIFGPIAASMTFRTPDEAAALANNSRYGLAASVWSENINVALDLAARVKAGVVWINCTNMLDAGAGFGGYRESGFGREGAREGLYEYLAADWEKKLSAPKTSEAFVPSASPAGEGKVLVEGIDRTMKNYIGGKQARPDGGYVYSVAGKGGVLIGQAGIGNRKDIRNAVEAAAKAGGWAGATGHNRAQVLYYLGENLEARREGMEALLCESTGVSGKKATEEFDTALRRIFYYAAQADKFDGAVHSTQSRHVTLAMNEPFGVMGIACPDEAPLLSMVSLVLPAIAMGNRAVVVPSARHPLIAGDFYQVLDTSDVPGGVVNIVTGERDLLVKTLAEHDEVAALWYFGSAEGSAMVEKASAGNLKSTWVNNGRMPNWIDDAEGRGRDYLRRAVQVKNIWVPYGA
- a CDS encoding ATP-binding cassette domain-containing protein; this encodes MSLLDIQGLTLTTDGKTLVSDVSFSIAPGERLGLIGESGSGKSLTALATIGLLPRGFRIEGSVTLDGSEVVGASENAMIALRGAAAATVFQEPLTALNPLMKVGKQVAEPVIRRHRRAGETVDRAAVAREVRSLLERVSLPDIDRIAKSYPYEISGGQRQRVAIAMALACRPKLLIADEPTTALDVTTQVEILDLLSGLVREEGMALLFISHDLPVVARVTENVVVLRRGAVIERGEVHAVFDEPKHEYTRSLVDAATAFDKALGPA